A section of the Campylobacter porcelli genome encodes:
- a CDS encoding asparagine synthase-related protein: protein MTDKLYCMSHYLAFRFIKDENINFFDGLNHTVFKPRDEKEITPVSTIDEMDRIIKDKISEFYVPNKTAILLSGGIDSAILASYLPKGTKAYTFKCIAPNAIDETAQAKKYCDIYGLDHEIIEMNWSDFEELTPEILKADGVPFHSIEVQLLKAAKHAKSQGIEKIIYGDAADYVFGGMDKILSKTWKFDEFVERYNSIEPSKVLKNSISVKEIYEPYRKSLDLIDFQAFLKDYMDIESYTSYMHAFELGGVEYLDPYSFMKMARPLNLNRVRNGEPKYMVRELFAKRYPNIETPTKIPMPRAMNQWLKEYIPTRSEFIENCAQDMTGDQKWLCWCLEQFLNMHDKGEL from the coding sequence ATGACTGACAAACTATATTGCATGAGCCACTACTTAGCCTTTAGGTTTATTAAAGATGAAAATATTAATTTCTTTGATGGACTTAATCATACTGTGTTTAAGCCTCGCGATGAAAAGGAGATTACGCCCGTATCTACCATAGACGAGATGGATAGAATTATTAAAGATAAGATTAGCGAATTTTATGTTCCAAATAAAACTGCTATTTTATTATCTGGTGGTATAGATAGTGCCATTTTAGCTTCGTATTTGCCAAAAGGTACAAAAGCATATACTTTTAAGTGTATTGCTCCTAATGCCATAGATGAAACAGCCCAAGCTAAAAAATATTGTGATATTTATGGGCTAGACCACGAAATAATTGAGATGAATTGGTCAGATTTTGAAGAATTAACTCCTGAAATTCTTAAAGCAGATGGAGTCCCTTTTCATTCGATTGAAGTTCAATTATTAAAAGCTGCAAAGCACGCAAAATCTCAAGGTATTGAAAAAATCATATATGGCGATGCTGCTGATTATGTTTTTGGTGGGATGGATAAGATTTTATCTAAGACTTGGAAATTTGACGAATTTGTTGAAAGATATAATTCTATCGAGCCAAGCAAAGTTTTGAAAAATTCAATCAGTGTAAAAGAGATCTATGAGCCATATCGCAAAAGTTTAGACTTGATAGATTTTCAAGCCTTTTTAAAAGATTATATGGATATTGAATCATATACATCTTATATGCACGCCTTTGAGCTAGGAGGAGTAGAATATTTAGATCCATACTCATTTATGAAAATGGCACGACCACTAAATTTAAATAGAGTTAGAAATGGCGAACCTAAATATATGGTGAGAGAGTTATTTGCCAAGCGATATCCAAATATTGAAACCCCAACCAAAATTCCAATGCCAAGAGCAATGAATCAATGGCTGAAAGAATATATTCCAACAAGATCAGAATTTATCGAAAATTGCGCTCAAGATATGACAGGTGATCAAAAGTGGCTTTGCTGGTGTTTAGAGCAGTTTTTAAATATGCATGATAAAGGAGAGCTGTAA
- a CDS encoding CDP-glycerol glycerophosphotransferase family protein translates to MQIKKYNRVFLFYKIKIFNFELIKEKIYIYIFKLKLLTLNKKYFNKFIFLKYFFKINNIYDNLYIKLFYILPFLKIECRDVPYEILNPKSNFFRLKHFNTLRKVRRKYKNNEKIVVLFFVSRISCFIWENLYKIFRENPIFNVKICVVPFCYTGKEEMIKYSTTAYEQLRKLGYDVIKAYNETTDTYLDIRKELKPDIIFHNKSWWKHLPQQYHLTNFPQSLNYLIEYGISGAKNPDGHFNLDSHWLCDTYFVPSIEHLKMAREISKIKGKNCVFLGYPKLDIFFDQNYQPKDVWKKQNKSKKKVIWAPHWLYDAATLYSTSTFAEIYDFMLYVADKYKDEIQFAFKPHPMLYKALQSRPVNGQKWTIKQINEYYQKWSTIENCQFENNRFEDLFLTSDAMIFDSISFMAEYMVTGKPALFTKGKKNILDFDEFGNKVYANLYHTFDLKKDIINFIEDIVLNENDYKKSDRAIFINNYLRSPNNKTSAKNIYEYITNLLKEN, encoded by the coding sequence ATGCAAATAAAAAAATATAATAGGGTATTTTTATTTTATAAAATAAAAATATTTAATTTTGAATTGATAAAAGAAAAAATATATATTTATATATTTAAATTAAAATTATTAACTTTAAATAAAAAATATTTTAATAAATTTATTTTTTTAAAGTACTTTTTTAAGATTAATAATATATATGACAATTTATATATTAAACTTTTTTATATACTTCCATTCTTAAAAATTGAATGTAGAGATGTTCCATATGAAATTTTAAATCCCAAATCAAACTTTTTTAGGTTAAAACATTTTAATACATTAAGAAAAGTTCGAAGAAAATATAAAAATAATGAAAAAATAGTAGTTTTATTTTTTGTTTCAAGAATTAGTTGTTTTATTTGGGAAAATTTATACAAAATTTTTAGAGAAAATCCAATTTTTAATGTCAAAATTTGTGTAGTTCCATTTTGTTACACAGGCAAAGAAGAAATGATTAAATATTCCACAACGGCATATGAACAATTAAGGAAATTAGGGTACGATGTTATTAAGGCATACAATGAAACAACTGACACATATTTAGATATTAGAAAAGAACTTAAACCTGATATTATTTTTCATAATAAATCTTGGTGGAAGCATTTACCACAACAGTACCATTTAACGAATTTCCCACAGTCGCTTAACTACTTAATTGAATATGGAATTTCTGGCGCCAAAAATCCGGATGGTCACTTTAATTTAGATAGTCATTGGCTTTGCGATACATATTTTGTGCCATCTATAGAACATTTAAAGATGGCTCGTGAAATTTCAAAAATAAAAGGTAAAAATTGTGTTTTTTTAGGATATCCTAAGTTAGATATTTTTTTTGATCAAAATTATCAACCAAAAGATGTCTGGAAGAAACAAAATAAATCTAAAAAGAAAGTTATTTGGGCACCACACTGGCTATATGATGCAGCGACATTATATTCTACTAGCACATTTGCTGAAATTTATGATTTTATGTTATATGTTGCAGATAAATATAAAGATGAAATTCAATTTGCTTTTAAGCCTCACCCAATGCTTTATAAAGCTTTGCAGTCTAGACCAGTTAATGGACAAAAGTGGACAATAAAACAAATTAATGAATATTATCAAAAATGGTCAACAATAGAAAATTGTCAATTTGAAAATAATAGATTTGAAGATTTATTCTTGACATCTGATGCGATGATATTTGATTCAATATCATTCATGGCTGAATATATGGTTACTGGAAAGCCAGCATTATTTACAAAAGGTAAAAAAAATATTTTAGATTTTGATGAATTTGGCAATAAAGTTTATGCCAATTTATACCATACATTTGATTTAAAAAAAGATATTATTAATTTTATAGAAGATATTGTTTTAAATGAAAATGATTATAAAAAGTCAGATAGGGCGATATTTATTAATAATTATCTAAGATCGCCAAATAATAAAACTTCGGCAAAAAATATATATGAGTATATAACAAATTTATTAAAGGAGAACTAA
- the fliY gene encoding flagellar motor switch protein FliY produces the protein MTRFFELFKNELSATIEGLTGATPQISDAAEYDAPTQNGIKTPVIMASLTLSGDINGKMNIVSSVLLITAINDLMLGEEEPTGNTTISDDELDASKEIFSNLLSAVSTSLGAAKDMPKVNFAINTVKYIDENQILDFTSFEKLFLYQIGIANLNELLGVCIDYPFYKFFNKTTESNTNKESKSSEKHDISDEIRNIGLIMDVRLPIRVRIGSKKMLLKDVLSMDIGSVIELNQLANDPLEVLIGDKPVALGEVVIVDGNFGVQITEIGTKKERLEQLK, from the coding sequence ATGACTAGATTTTTTGAACTTTTTAAAAACGAGCTAAGTGCAACTATAGAGGGATTAACTGGTGCTACACCGCAAATATCAGATGCGGCTGAATATGATGCTCCAACTCAAAATGGCATAAAAACCCCCGTTATAATGGCTAGTTTGACATTAAGTGGGGATATAAATGGCAAGATGAATATTGTCTCTTCTGTGCTTTTGATTACAGCTATTAATGATTTAATGCTAGGAGAAGAAGAGCCAACTGGCAATACCACAATCAGCGATGATGAGCTAGATGCGAGCAAGGAGATATTCTCAAATTTGCTAAGTGCGGTTAGCACATCTTTGGGTGCGGCTAAAGATATGCCAAAGGTGAATTTCGCTATTAATACAGTAAAGTATATTGATGAAAATCAAATTTTGGATTTTACCTCATTTGAGAAGTTATTTTTATATCAAATTGGCATTGCGAATTTAAATGAGTTGCTTGGCGTTTGTATTGATTATCCATTTTATAAATTTTTCAATAAAACCACAGAGAGTAATACTAATAAAGAAAGCAAATCATCTGAAAAGCACGATATTAGCGATGAAATTAGAAATATCGGGCTTATTATGGATGTCAGGCTGCCAATCCGTGTGCGTATTGGCTCTAAAAAAATGCTATTAAAAGATGTATTATCTATGGATATTGGCTCGGTTATTGAACTAAATCAACTAGCCAATGATCCGTTAGAAGTCTTAATAGGAGATAAACCAGTCGCACTTGGTGAAGTGGTTATCGTAGATGGAAATTTCGGCGTGCAAATCACTGAAATCGGCACCAAAAAAGAGCGTCTAGAGCAACTTAAATAA
- a CDS encoding adenylyltransferase/cytidyltransferase family protein — protein sequence MPKMVIGYTTGVYDLFHIGHLNLLKNAKGLCDKLVVGVTVDKLVEYKNKRSVIPFEERIEIVRNIKYVDAAIPQEELDKFKMWEKLNFDVLFVGDDWFNAPSWREMETKFNEVGVRVVYFPYTKGTSSTILNETLKKLRDQ from the coding sequence ATGCCAAAAATGGTTATAGGATATACTACTGGAGTTTATGATTTATTTCATATCGGACATCTAAATTTACTTAAAAATGCCAAAGGTTTGTGCGATAAATTAGTCGTAGGCGTAACTGTAGATAAGCTAGTGGAGTATAAAAATAAACGATCAGTAATTCCTTTTGAAGAAAGGATAGAAATAGTAAGAAATATAAAATATGTAGATGCTGCTATACCGCAAGAGGAGCTGGATAAATTTAAAATGTGGGAAAAGCTAAATTTTGATGTGTTATTTGTAGGTGATGATTGGTTTAATGCGCCAAGCTGGAGAGAAATGGAGACGAAATTCAATGAAGTTGGCGTTAGGGTTGTATATTTTCCATATACCAAAGGCACTAGCTCTACAATCTTAAATGAAACGCTTAAAAAATTAAGAGATCAATAG
- the fliM gene encoding flagellar motor switch protein FliM: protein MADILSQEEIDALLQVVDDDGAGQVADLPEHIEEPKQVVIYDFKRPNRVSKEQLRAVKGIHDKLARNLASQISSIMRSIVEIRLHSVDQMTYGEFLMSLPSPTSFNVFSIKPLDGNCVLEINPSIAFPMIDRLLGGNGDGFDSNNRELTDIEVNLLDAILRIIMQRLKESWSMITDMYPNVEAKESSPNVVQIVSQNEIVIMVVMEIIIGNSSGMINLCYPVIYLEPILSRLANRDIMLGETSAKKSRNKELKTLIGRAEVLYEAILGKTIISVNEFLNLEVGDILRLDRNADDRAIVCIDKKEVFLAQIGIHRFSKSIKLEELIKTDRDEIKAILEQYEEDRKAKLMAYEEPKDDNEEESDDEEEYDD from the coding sequence ATGGCAGATATTTTAAGTCAAGAAGAGATAGATGCACTTTTACAAGTTGTAGATGATGATGGAGCTGGGCAGGTCGCTGATCTCCCAGAGCATATAGAAGAGCCAAAGCAAGTTGTCATATATGACTTTAAGCGTCCAAATAGGGTTAGCAAAGAGCAGCTAAGAGCCGTTAAGGGAATTCACGATAAATTAGCCAGAAATCTTGCTTCTCAAATTTCAAGTATTATGCGTAGTATCGTTGAGATTAGACTTCACTCAGTTGATCAGATGACCTATGGTGAGTTTTTGATGAGTTTGCCAAGTCCAACTAGCTTTAATGTATTTTCTATCAAGCCACTTGATGGAAACTGCGTCTTAGAGATCAATCCTAGTATCGCATTTCCTATGATAGATAGACTTCTTGGTGGCAATGGCGATGGATTTGATAGTAATAATAGAGAGCTAACTGATATTGAGGTTAATCTTTTGGATGCGATTTTGCGTATTATTATGCAACGGCTTAAAGAGTCGTGGTCTATGATTACAGATATGTATCCAAATGTAGAGGCTAAGGAGTCTAGCCCAAATGTCGTCCAAATCGTTAGCCAAAACGAGATTGTTATTATGGTTGTTATGGAGATTATTATTGGAAATTCGAGTGGTATGATAAATTTATGCTATCCAGTCATATATCTTGAGCCGATTTTAAGTCGCCTTGCTAATCGTGATATTATGTTAGGTGAAACCAGTGCTAAAAAGAGCCGTAATAAGGAGCTCAAAACCTTAATTGGTCGTGCTGAGGTGCTTTATGAAGCGATTTTAGGTAAGACCATAATTAGTGTAAATGAGTTTTTAAATTTAGAAGTTGGCGATATATTAAGACTTGATCGCAATGCTGATGATAGGGCTATAGTTTGTATAGATAAAAAAGAGGTATTCTTAGCTCAAATTGGCATTCATCGCTTTAGCAAATCAATTAAGCTAGAAGAGCTTATCAAAACTGATCGTGATGAGATAAAAGCGATTTTAGAGCAGTATGAAGAGGATAGAAAAGCTAAACTAATGGCATATGAAGAGCCTAAAGACGATAATGAAGAAGAAAGTGATGATGAGGAAGAATACGATGACTAG
- a CDS encoding acyl carrier protein, producing the protein MDNKIIEIISTIAKINRDQLIEKIDIEKLWESIVHVEIIIALEEEFDIVFTQEEIGDTTTVRKIIDLIKTKAQ; encoded by the coding sequence ATGGACAATAAAATTATTGAAATAATTTCTACAATTGCGAAAATTAATAGAGATCAATTAATAGAAAAAATAGATATTGAGAAATTGTGGGAGTCAATAGTTCATGTTGAGATTATTATAGCTTTAGAAGAAGAATTTGATATTGTCTTTACCCAAGAAGAGATTGGTGATACAACTACCGTTAGAAAAATTATTGACTTAATAAAAACGAAAGCACAATAG
- a CDS encoding glycosyltransferase family 4 protein produces the protein MHSRLLKLTEIIKSQGYENICFFQPVHAITGATTCKVQMAEYLANNTNLNIYFCDLIDGHPRTLIKNIKNINFIPYDPNSELFPLNKKCVIFATSTRVILLKNMHKDNKIIFWHNETNPCAWDLLFLNNETLKFFNLIKHSRAIMFHDWSSMDSINRYSNANIYNNDFYYLTVPNKTLKAPKELLDIDYINIGFLSRLSADKIQSLFYLAKNLYEINISKKIRLHIIGDGVYRKKVEQELMKYGDKIDILYTGSIAYNQLDEYLINNIDLLYGVGTCVIEASALRIPSAVLLMNTNEIQDNQVYWYFDTNCYCTGITVDQKKDFNIKYISIANSVETILLKNGKRNIGNKCYQYYKNNHGNINKLASIFLEQIINSSLTFDKLKRVIRYTPYSLIKVIRLSILGLKLFKKIDFVVRTDFYIFGIRYFRINRRNGINKYYLFGIKIISYKEYIPYKFPNSMGKKVHYANKKI, from the coding sequence ATGCATTCTAGATTATTAAAGCTAACGGAAATTATAAAATCACAAGGATATGAAAATATATGTTTTTTTCAACCGGTTCATGCTATAACTGGCGCTACAACTTGCAAGGTTCAAATGGCTGAATATTTAGCTAATAATACAAATTTAAATATATATTTTTGCGATTTAATAGATGGACACCCTAGAACGCTTATAAAAAATATTAAAAATATAAATTTTATACCATATGATCCAAATTCGGAATTGTTCCCATTGAATAAAAAGTGTGTTATATTTGCTACAAGCACAAGAGTAATATTACTTAAAAATATGCATAAAGATAATAAAATTATTTTTTGGCATAATGAAACTAATCCTTGTGCTTGGGATTTGTTGTTTTTAAACAATGAAACATTAAAATTTTTTAATTTAATTAAACATTCTAGAGCTATAATGTTTCATGATTGGTCTAGCATGGATTCGATAAATAGGTATAGTAATGCAAATATTTATAATAATGATTTTTATTATTTAACAGTACCAAATAAAACTCTTAAAGCTCCTAAAGAATTATTAGATATAGATTATATCAATATTGGTTTTCTATCTAGATTATCAGCAGATAAAATACAAAGTTTATTTTATTTGGCAAAAAATCTATACGAAATTAATATTAGTAAAAAAATTAGACTTCATATTATTGGCGATGGAGTATATAGAAAAAAAGTTGAACAAGAATTAATGAAATATGGTGATAAAATAGATATTTTATATACCGGATCTATAGCATATAATCAATTAGATGAATATTTAATTAACAATATAGATCTATTATATGGAGTTGGTACTTGCGTCATTGAAGCATCAGCTCTTAGAATACCTTCGGCAGTTTTATTAATGAACACTAACGAAATTCAAGATAATCAAGTGTATTGGTATTTTGACACGAATTGCTATTGTACTGGGATTACAGTTGATCAAAAAAAAGATTTTAATATAAAATATATCTCAATTGCTAATAGCGTAGAAACTATTTTATTAAAAAATGGTAAAAGAAATATTGGTAATAAGTGCTATCAATATTATAAAAATAATCATGGCAATATTAACAAGTTAGCCTCTATTTTTTTAGAACAGATAATTAATAGTTCTTTAACTTTTGATAAGTTAAAGAGAGTTATAAGATATACACCTTATTCTCTTATAAAAGTTATCAGGCTATCTATATTAGGATTAAAGCTATTTAAAAAAATAGATTTTGTTGTAAGAACGGATTTTTATATATTTGGCATTAGATATTTTAGGATAAATAGACGAAATGGAATTAATAAATATTATTTATTTGGAATAAAAATTATTTCATATAAAGAATATATACCATATAAATTTCCAAATTCTATGGGTAAAAAGGTGCACTATGCAAATAAAAAAATATAA
- a CDS encoding RNA polymerase sigma factor FliA, translating to MNYAKQKQLDSYKSQIKKEQDDLVIAYMPALKAMAHRLRSRLPSSVEVGDLISVGTEAMVRLSHTYDKSQNDNFWGYVKQRVYGSMLDYLRSLDTISRNSRKLVKDVDRLIDEYYNKHQCEPSDEYLAKELNEDINRIKEAKNLSEITSVLRLEDQYELLSEYSTEEQIEKDELIEHIKHILSQFNQRDQLIIQLYYYEELNLKEISEILNITESRISQIHKRLITKIRERLGF from the coding sequence ATGAATTACGCAAAGCAAAAGCAGCTTGATAGCTATAAATCTCAGATAAAAAAAGAGCAAGATGATTTAGTGATCGCCTATATGCCAGCTTTGAAAGCTATGGCTCATAGGCTTAGATCTCGCTTACCAAGCTCAGTAGAAGTGGGCGATTTAATCAGCGTAGGAACTGAAGCTATGGTAAGACTTAGCCATACCTATGATAAGAGCCAAAATGACAATTTTTGGGGTTATGTTAAACAAAGAGTATATGGCTCAATGCTTGATTATTTGCGTAGTCTTGATACTATAAGTAGAAATAGTCGCAAATTAGTCAAAGATGTAGATCGTTTGATAGATGAGTATTACAATAAACATCAGTGTGAGCCAAGTGATGAGTATTTAGCAAAAGAGCTAAATGAAGATATAAATAGAATTAAAGAGGCGAAGAATTTAAGTGAGATAACATCAGTTTTACGCTTAGAAGATCAATATGAGTTATTAAGTGAGTATAGCACCGAAGAGCAGATAGAAAAAGATGAATTAATAGAGCATATTAAGCATATTTTATCCCAATTCAATCAGCGTGATCAGCTGATAATCCAGCTTTATTATTATGAAGAGTTAAATTTAAAAGAGATAAGTGAAATTTTAAATATCACAGAGTCTAGAATTAGTCAAATTCACAAAAGACTTATAACTAAAATCAGAGAAAGGCTAGGCTTTTAA
- a CDS encoding HAD-IIIC family phosphatase produces MISDLQDFIFENKLTRSKILSYSSSLANLARFRINVYRNHSFELIENSLKPFLDYAQISIEFSYSDYDDSLSFLNLDQNSDLLILWIDSTRYQNIDFNKFIIDRIEYLTKIYSKKILIIPFETNLTIENSSVVVYNLNKIKHFLNDDYLDLRLEKFSGTKLSSKALIEISKDLGLNYIPSILLPNIKALIFDLDNTLYKGVLGEDKIYGLELTNAHKLLQEHIVELSKQGFFICLASKNEEQDVIEMFKTRKDFPLQLEHITKYYISWKEKSKAVSEIIKFLNIGIDSVLFIDDNMGEIISMLNDYPSIKYIVAKNKADITLNVLKNYPRMLKLNIKDEDKIRSKDTQANKQREFLQKTLSKADYIKSLDIKLTYSINNNKQIPRISELANKTNQFICGYKRYSETEVKELMNDKNCMVITIKLEDKLSNSGIIGVCVFRDKNRYLEMEECFISCRALGRGIDNSIVLYPIQLALDKFGRSEFKINFIKGERNKPAENFLVENLFDFINASSKFNKDINQDLVSIIIEE; encoded by the coding sequence ATGATAAGTGATTTACAAGATTTTATATTTGAAAATAAATTAACTAGAAGTAAAATATTATCTTATTCGTCTTCACTAGCAAATCTTGCAAGGTTTAGAATTAATGTTTATAGAAACCACTCTTTTGAGCTTATAGAAAATTCATTAAAGCCTTTTTTAGATTATGCTCAAATCAGTATAGAATTTAGCTATAGTGATTATGATGATTCGTTATCCTTTTTAAATTTAGATCAAAATTCTGATTTATTGATACTTTGGATAGATTCTACAAGATATCAAAATATTGATTTTAATAAATTTATTATTGACAGAATTGAATATTTAACCAAAATTTATTCTAAAAAAATACTTATTATTCCTTTTGAAACAAATTTAACTATTGAAAACAGTAGCGTAGTTGTTTATAATCTTAATAAAATTAAGCATTTTTTAAATGATGACTATTTAGATCTAAGATTGGAAAAATTTTCTGGAACCAAGCTAAGTTCCAAAGCTTTAATTGAGATTTCTAAAGATTTAGGGTTAAATTATATACCTTCTATACTTTTACCTAATATTAAGGCATTGATTTTTGATTTAGATAATACGCTATATAAAGGCGTATTGGGGGAAGATAAAATATATGGGTTAGAACTAACTAATGCTCATAAATTACTTCAAGAACATATTGTAGAATTATCTAAACAGGGTTTTTTTATTTGTTTAGCATCTAAAAATGAAGAGCAAGATGTTATTGAAATGTTTAAAACTAGAAAAGATTTTCCACTCCAACTAGAGCATATTACAAAATACTATATATCTTGGAAAGAAAAATCCAAAGCAGTAAGTGAAATTATTAAATTTCTCAATATTGGCATTGATAGCGTTTTATTTATTGATGATAATATGGGTGAAATAATTTCTATGTTAAATGATTATCCAAGTATAAAATATATCGTGGCTAAAAATAAAGCAGATATAACGCTTAATGTTTTAAAAAATTATCCTAGAATGTTGAAGTTAAATATAAAAGATGAAGATAAAATACGCTCTAAAGATACTCAAGCTAATAAGCAAAGAGAGTTTTTACAAAAAACTTTATCTAAAGCAGATTATATAAAAAGTTTAGATATTAAATTGACATATTCAATAAATAACAATAAGCAAATTCCTAGAATTTCTGAATTAGCTAATAAAACTAACCAATTTATTTGTGGATATAAGAGATATAGCGAAACTGAAGTTAAGGAATTAATGAACGATAAGAATTGTATGGTAATCACTATTAAATTGGAAGATAAGTTATCTAATAGCGGCATCATTGGAGTTTGTGTATTTAGAGATAAAAATAGATATTTAGAAATGGAAGAGTGTTTTATTAGTTGCCGAGCATTAGGTAGAGGTATTGATAATAGCATTGTACTTTATCCTATACAATTAGCTCTTGATAAATTTGGTCGTTCTGAGTTTAAAATTAATTTTATAAAGGGTGAAAGAAATAAACCTGCTGAGAATTTTTTAGTAGAAAATTTATTTGATTTTATTAATGCTAGTTCTAAATTTAATAAAGACATTAATCAAGATTTAGTGTCAATTATAATAGAGGAGTAA
- a CDS encoding GNAT family N-acetyltransferase: protein MFHSFKEKGFAYSIRPVTLDDAQFIIDIRLEDSERNKYIHKISRDLKLQINWLNKYFKSPDDYYFVVENNLTGEKEGLIGIYNIKDRVAELGRWVVKKGSMATIESIQLAYKFAFKRLNLAEIYTKTIEDNVLVVEFHKSIGAKTRKILINEFEIDGQSYNAVWQFIDRDNYFSCVSFGLEEKSIKIFQRNLKVALGNFEFHHIGIATKNIEKEFKTYAMLGYTKEAFFDGDINQGVKGLFITAKNQPRLELLENLEGSSTLDYWLKQGIKLYHFGYMVSDIDKAFEIFTVKLGAKIISPMKISQFFGKRICFVVLNNMFIIELIESKS from the coding sequence ATGTTTCATAGCTTTAAAGAGAAAGGTTTTGCATATTCTATTAGACCAGTGACACTAGATGATGCTCAGTTTATTATTGATATAAGACTAGAAGATTCTGAGCGTAATAAATATATACATAAAATCTCTAGAGATTTAAAATTACAAATTAATTGGCTAAACAAATATTTTAAATCACCTGATGATTATTATTTTGTAGTTGAAAATAACTTAACTGGAGAAAAAGAAGGTTTAATTGGTATTTATAATATAAAGGATAGAGTTGCAGAATTAGGTCGTTGGGTTGTAAAAAAAGGTTCAATGGCTACAATTGAAAGTATACAATTGGCATATAAATTTGCTTTTAAAAGATTAAATTTAGCGGAAATATACACCAAAACAATAGAAGATAATGTATTGGTTGTAGAATTTCATAAATCAATTGGAGCTAAAACTAGAAAAATTTTAATTAATGAATTCGAAATAGATGGGCAAAGCTATAATGCAGTATGGCAATTTATTGATAGAGATAATTATTTTTCATGTGTTAGTTTTGGCTTAGAAGAGAAATCTATAAAAATATTTCAAAGAAATTTAAAAGTAGCATTAGGAAATTTTGAATTTCACCATATAGGCATAGCAACTAAAAATATTGAAAAGGAATTCAAAACTTATGCTATGCTTGGATATACCAAAGAAGCCTTCTTTGATGGTGATATTAATCAAGGGGTAAAAGGTCTTTTTATAACGGCAAAAAATCAACCAAGATTGGAATTATTGGAAAATTTAGAAGGTTCAAGCACATTGGATTATTGGCTAAAACAAGGTATTAAGTTATATCATTTTGGATATATGGTTAGCGATATTGATAAAGCATTTGAAATTTTTACAGTTAAGCTAGGAGCAAAAATTATATCTCCAATGAAAATATCTCAATTTTTTGGTAAAAGAATTTGCTTTGTGGTTTTAAATAACATGTTTATAATAGAATTGATTGAAAGCAAATCATAA